Below is a window of Defluviimonas sp. SAOS-178_SWC DNA.
CCTGCGTTCCGGCGCGCCGCGCACATTGGCCAGGATGATGCCGAGCTTCTCTTCGTCCGCGCCGGCCGCGGTGAAGACGCGCAAGGGCGGAATTCGCAGCCCTTCCTGCCAGGCGTCGGTCGCACCCGCAACGTAGGAGCCGGGCACCGCGCCGCCGATATCGGCCCAGTGCGCGAGGCTGACCGCGAAGGCCGCAAGGTCGCCGCCGATGAAGACCGGGCGTATCGCCTTGACGTCGGGCAGATGGTTGCCGCCGATGGCGGGGATGTTCAGGAACCACACGTCGCCGGGGGCGAGCCTTTTCTTCGGCACCAGCCGCAGGAATTCCCGAACCGTGAAGCTCATCACCCCCATATGCATGGGCACGTCGCGCCCCTGGGCGATGAGGAAGCCGTCGGCATCGGTGATCACCGAGGAATGGTCGCCCGCCTCGCGCAGAAGCGGCGAGCGGGCCGAGCGCATGACGACGAGCGATATTTCCTCGGCCGCGGCGATGAGCGCGTTGCGGATCACCTCGAGCGTCACGGGATCGATGCGGAACGTCATTGGCTCACTCCGGTCAGGATGTGCAGATGCCCGCGGTCGTCGGCCGATGCGCTGGCGTCCGGGGGAATGACGATCGTGGCGGAGGCATCCTCGACGATGGCCGGGCCGGCGATGATCTGGCCGGCACCGATATCGTCGCGGCGATAGCGCGGCGTCGGCACCGGACCGGAGGCGTCGAAGACGCAGGGCCGGATCTTGACCGGCCGCGCGGCAGTGCCGGCCATCGCCGGCATGCCCAGCGGGCCGCGCCCGTGCGGCACCGCCGCGCGCATGCGGATCGCCTCGAGTTGCCAGGGCTCGTCCGTGGCGTAGCCGAAAAGCCGTTCGTGCAGCGCGACAAACCGGCGACCGAGCGCCTCGGGGTCGGCGAAATCGGGATCGGGAACCTCGATCGCGTAGCTCTGGCCGCTGTAGCGCAGTGCCGCCACCTCGCGCGTGACGATGTCGGCATCGCCGAAGCCTGCGGCGCGGAGCGGCGCGGAGATCGTCCCGCTGAGGTCGCGCCGAATCCTCCCCAGCACCGCGACGTCCCAGTCGCCGACCGCCATCCGCACCGTCTGCTGCTGCGCATAGGACATCTCGGCGCTGACGCAGCCGAGCGCCGAAAAGACACTCGAATGCGCGGGCACGATGACGCGGGACATGCCGAAGGCGCGCGCCACCGCGACCGCATGCATCGGCCCCGCGCCGCCGAAGGCGACAAGCGTCGCCTCGCGCCCGTCGATGCCGTGTTCGACCGTGGAGCGACGCAGCGCCTGCATCATCGCGGCGTTTGCGAACTCGATCACGCCAAGCGCGGCCTGCTCGACCGGGCGACCAAGCCCGGCGGCGAGCGGCGCCATCGACTCGCGCGCGCGCCCGGGGCTGAGCCTGAGACCATCGCCGAGGGTCTTTTCAGGCTCCAGATAGCCGAGAATGAGGTTCGCGTCGCTGACCGTCGGCAGCGTCCCGCCGCGTCCGTAGCAGGCCGGGCCGGGGAACGACCCGGCGCTGTCCGGCCCGACGCGAAGCGTGCCGTGATCCAGCCGGGCGATGGAGCCGCCGCCGGCGCCGATCGAATCGACGGCGATCATCGGCTGGCGCAGCGGCCGCCCGCCAAGCTCCCGGTCGCTCGACACCTGCGCCTGGCCCTCGCGGATCAGGCAGATGTCGGTGGTCGTGCCGCCCATGTCGAAGCTGATCGCAAGGTCGAGCCCGAGATCACGGGCGAGCGTGCTTGCGGCGACGACACCGGCCGCCGGGCCCGACATCGCCATCGCCAGCGGCAGGTCGCGCAGCGCACTGGGAGAGGCCATGCCGCCGGCGGAATGGAAGAGGTGCAGATGGGTGGTCTTGGGACAGATGGCTTCCAGCCGGTCGAGATAGTCGCCGACCAGGGGCATCAGCCCGGCGCTGAGCGCAGTGGTCGCGGTGCGTTCGTACTCGCGCGCCTCGGGATTGATCCGGTGCGACATGGCGACGAAGGGCACGCGGTCCTTCAGCGCCGCGGCCAAGCGTCGTTCGTGGGCGCCGTTGGCATAGGAATGCAGCAGCGACACCGCCACCGCCCGAACGCCGGATTCGGCGATCCGCTCCGCCACCTTGGCGATACCGGCCCCGTCCACCGGCTCGATCTCCGCCCCGGTGTGATCGAGGCGCCCGCCGATCTCCATGCGCCGCGCCTCGGGTACTTGCGGCGTTGGCTTCGACTGCAGATCCAGCCGGTAGAGATGGCGCCGGTTCTGCCGCCCGATCGCCAGCGTGTCGGCAAACCCCCGCGTCGCCACCAGCGCCACGTCGGCCAGCCGGTCCTCGACGATCGCGTTGGTAACCATGGTCGTGCCGTGGATCAGGTCACCGACATCCTCCCAGCCAAGCCCGACCGCATCGAGCGCGGCGATAAGGCCCAGAACACGGTCGTCGGTGCGCGTGTCGACCTTCGCCGTCCTGATCGCGCCGTCGGGCGCGACGGCTACGACATCGGTGAAGGTGCCGCCGATGTCGATGCTAACCCGCCAGCCGCCGCCCATCTCTTCGCCCTCCCCGCGCATGGCGTCTCAGGCCCCGATCTCGAAGACCGCCAGCGCATCGTCGAGCGCGCGGCCGAGTGCGTCGAAAAGCTCGTCGATCTGCGGCTCGGCGATGATCAGCGGCGGACAGACCGCGATCGTGTCGTTGATCAGCGGCCGCACGATCAGCCCGTGTTCCTGGGCACGGTTCGCCACCCACGGGCCGACCTTGCGCGCGGGGTCGAAGTTACGCCGCGCCGCCTTGTCCTCGACCAGTTCCAGCCCGCCGATCAGCCCGACGCCGCGCGCCTCGCCGACCAGCGGGTGATCGCCGAGCGCCCGCAGCCGCGACTGGAAGCGGCCCGCCACACGGCCCACATGCGCCCCGGTATCGTCGGCGTCGTAGATGCGCTGGGTCTCCAGCGCGACCGCCGCCGGCACCGGATGGCCGGAATAGGTAAAGCCGTGACCGAAGAGCCCGAAGCGGCGGCTGCCCTCGACCAACACCTCGTGGACCTCGTCGGAGATCATCACGGCGCCGATCGGCTGGTAGCCCGCCGACAACGCCTTGGCCATCGAGATCATGTCGGGGCGCAGCCCGTAGGTGTCGCAGCCAAGCAGCCCGCCGGTGCGGTGGAATCCGGTGATGACCTCGTCGGCGATGAACAGGATGTCGTGCTGCCTGAGAAGCGGCTGGATCGCCTCGAAATAGCCCGCAGGCGCGGGAATGACACCGCCGGCGCCCAGCACCGGCTCGGCGATGAAGGCGGCGATCGTCCCGGGACCCTCGCGCTCGATCAGCTGTTCCAGTTCGCAGACGAGGCGCGAGGTGAACTCGGCCTCGCTCTCGTTCTCGCGGGCCTGGCGGTAGTAGTGCGGGCAGGTCACGTGCAGGATGCCCGGCAGCGGCACGTCGAACGCATTGTGGGCATATTGCATGCCGGTCAGGCTCGCCGCCGCGAGTGTTATGCCGTGATAGGCGCCGCGCCGGGCGATGATCTTCTTCTTCTCCGGCCGGCCGCGCAGGTTGTTGTAGTAGCGGACCAGCTTGACCTGGGTGTCGTTCGCCTCTGACCCGGAATTGGTGAAGAACACCTTGCCCATCGGCGCCGAGACCCGGTTCACCAGATAGTCGGCAAGCTCGATCGCGGGCTCCACCGCCTTGTGGGCGAAGTTGTGATAGAACGGCAGGTCGCGCATCTGCCGCATCGCCGCATCGACCAGACGCGATTCAGAGAAGCCGAGCGACGCGCACCAGAGCCCGGCCAACCCCTCGATATAGCGCCGCCCCGCGTCGTCGATGACGTGGATGCCGTCTCCGCGCGCGAAGACCGTGGGGTCGCAATCGGGATGCGCCGCCAGATTGGTAAAGGGATGCAGATGCGAGCGCTTGTCGCGGGCATGTACGGAGTTCACGAGGGCGTCCATTGCCAATTTCCTATTTTCGGAAGTTTATTCTGTTTATAAGAAATCTGTGGCTGCCATCGCGATTCGGTCAAGCAAATTTTCCTGTACTTCCATCGCTGGCCACGATCCGTCGCAAGGGGGCTTCCCGGTGTCCACGGTGCATCCATAGGATATTACAGCACATTCAATATGTTACATAACTCCCCTCGCGAAAGGGAAATACCGCCCGGCGTCAAGCCGGAATGACTTGCCGTATTGTGGAAATTCAGGTATCTATTCCATAAATCGGAAATAAGAGGCTCAATGTCGCTATCGGCCACCCCATTGGCGCGCTATGTGCGCATCCTCGAAGTCCTGGTGTCCTGCCCGCAGGGCCTGACCCTGACCCAGATCGCGCAGACCGTGGGGCTTCAGGCCAGCAGCGCCCATCGCCTCGTCAACGCGCTTGGAGAGATCGGGCTGGTCGAGCGCCGGGCCGACAGCAAGACCTACGCTCTCGGCGCGCGGATGGAGCGGCTCTGCCGGCTCGCGGTTGCGCCACCCTCCGTGGTCGACATGGCCGAGCCCGAGTTGCACGAACTGGTGCGCGAGTTTTCCGAGACCGCCTATCTGGCGCAGCTGAACGGGACATCGGTGGAATCGATCGCGATTGCGGTACCGCAGGACGGCGAAATGACCTATGTCCAGCCCGGACGCGTCATGCCGATCCACGCCACTGCCTCCGCCAAGGCGATCCTGGCGCATCAGAAGCCGGACTTCGTGCGCCGGCTGCTCAGCCAGCCGCTGACGCGCTACACCGACAATACCTCGACCGATCCGCAGCAGGTCATGCAGGAACTGGAGCGGATCCGCCACCAGGGCTTCGCCGTGTGCGACAACGAACTCGACCCCGGCGTGCTGAGCTTCGCGGTCCCGGTCCAGGGCGCCGACGGCACCGTGCAATACGCGATCGGCATCTCGGGGTTCTCGCAGCGCATGCACAACAAGCCAGTGAAGGAAGTCGCCGCGAGCCTGCGCCGCGCGAGCCGGACACTCGCCGCGAAGCTTCAGCAATTCCGCATGGCCTAGGCGTCGCACCGGCCCGCCGTCCGCGGCGGCATCCCGGTACCAGGCCAGCGCAATGATTGACCGCAACGGAGGACAGTCATGTCGCAAGCAGGCAGCATCGGACGGCAACCGGCGCAGGGCGCGAGCGTGGCATGGAGCGCCCGATCACCCGCCGGATTGTCCGTGGGCGCGATCGGGGAGGATCGCGATGCATGAGTCACAGCTTTCAAGGGGGTTGACCGCAGATCCGATCGACGCCCTGCTCGCGGATACGCGCGAAGGCGTGCTCGCGGTGATCGTCGGCGTCGAGGGGCCGTCCTACCGGCCGCTCGGCGCAGTGATGACGGTGTTCGCCGACGCGCAGCGCGTCGGCTCCCTGTCATCGGGCTGTATCGAGCGAGACATCGCTCTGCATGCCGTCGAGGCACTTGCCGGCGGACGGCCGCGCTCCATCCGCTACGGACGCGGCTCACCCTTCATCGACATCAGGCTGCCGTGCGGCGGCGGCCTCGACATCCTGCTGGTGCCCCGCCCGGATCGCGAGATCCTCGGTCAGCTTGCCGATCGGCGCAATGCCAGGCTACCGGTGACGCTGGCCATCGACACCGAAAGCGGTGCGCTGGCGCTCGCCGAGGACACGCAGACCGGGGCTGCGGGCGCCATGTTCAACATCCGCTTTCTGCCCGAGATCAAGTTCCTCATCTTCGGAAAGGGCCCCGAAGCGGGAACTTTTGCCGCGCTGGTTCGGGCGGCAGGATTTCCCAGTATCCTCCTCTCGCCCGACACGGAGACGCTCGACCATGGCGCTCAAGCCGGCTGCGAGACGCGCCACCTGCACCGGCCCGGATTTCCCGCCGACCTCGCGGTCGATCCGCGCACTGCGATCGTGCTGTTCTTTCACGATCATGACTGGGAACCACCGATCTTGGCCGAAGCGCTGTCGCGCCCGGCATTCTACATCGGCGCCCAAGGCAGCATGAAGGCACGAGAGGTTCGGATGCTGGAATTGGCGGCGCTTGGGCTGGACGACGAGACGCTGGCACGCGTGCGCGGGCCGATCGGATTGCTGCCCTCCGCTCGCGACGCGCGGACGCTTGCCATATCCGTCCTGGCGGAGGCGCTCGACATTGCGAACCGTGCCGCCTCGCAAGGCCGGGACCGGCAGTCGGAGCCGGCAGTTTCACCGAATACAGGCCCAAACCACTGACGGAGCGGTTCGGGAGCATGGTTCGGTGCGTGGTCGGCGCGGTGGCCGCCAACATGATGCCGGTTCAATGCATTTCCGGTGTGCCCATATCGTTGGCATGCGCGACACGATCGGCATCAGTCCTGGTCACGGCATCGCGGCAACAGCGTCCCATGCGGATCTCGAACGCCCGCGATCAGGCAGGCGGCAATTTGGAACCTGCATCTTCAGCCGGCGTGAAGCAACGGAACATCGGAGGGGAAGTCGGTGCCATCCGTCCCCATCCGGTGCAGGATCGCGGCGATGCGCCGTGCCAACGCAACCAACACGAGCTTGGCACCACGGCGGCGCGACGATCCGGCTTGGTCGACATGGCCTTCGTCCGGATTCCCGTCCGAGCGACCCGGCGCGATCCTCTTAGGCGGGGCCGAAGCGGTGCCAAGGAAACACGTTCTTTCGGCTGGTCGGCACTCCGTGGAATCATGGTGCATGCAGGAGCGGGCACATATGTAACGGAGAGAAAGCCATGATCCGCACAAGCCAGGACTATCGCAACGCGATCCGGACCCCTCGGGAAGTCTACGTCGATGGCGAACGGGTCGATGACGTGACCTCGCATCCGGCCTTCGCGCCGCTCGTCGATCTGCGCGCGCATATCTACGACTTGCAGAACGACCCGGACCACCGCGACGTACTGACCAGGACGGTGAACGGGCAAACCTCTACAGTTGCCGGCGCGCTGCCGTACTCGCAGGCGGACTGGTGGGCAAAGCGTCGCGCGACCGACCGCGTGCTCGCGCAGGTCGGCGGCATCGCCACACGCGTTGGCGACGAAACGATCGGTGAATTCTGGTCGCTCCATGATTGCCGGGACGCGCTCGTGGACATCGACCCGCAATTCGCCCGTAACATCGACGCGCATGTCGTGGCTTCGCGCCATGACGATCTCTTCCGAATCTCGGCCAACACCGACGCCAAGGGCGATCGCTCGCGCCCGCCGCAAGAACAAGATCCGGACATGCTGTTGCGCGTCGTGCGTGAAACCGACGCGGGGATCATCGTGCGCGGCGCGAAGTTCGAGACCGGCGCGCCCTATGCCGACCTGGCCTATACGAAGCCGAATGCCGCCAATTGGGGGGACGCTCTGCCCGAGGAATACGCCGTCGGTTTCGTCAGCGACCTGAACGCGCCGGGATTGAAATTCATCTGCCGGTCCGGCTTTGCCCGACCGGACACAGAGCGCGATTATCCTCTGTCGAACAGGTTCGACGAGATCGAGGCACTGGTCGTATTTGATGACGTTCTGATCCCCTGGGAGAACGTCTTGTTCCACCGCCAGCCGCGGGCGGCGACGCTGATCCGCGCCACGCTGCACCGCTATTCGGCCTTCGCCTTCGTCCACCGCATCCTGGTCTTCGCCGACATGCTGATTGGCGCGGCGCTCCTGAACTGCCGGCAGACCGGGCTCGACCGCAAGCAGGGCGTCCGCGACAAGCTGGTCAAGCTGGCGGTCTGGCGCGAAGGCATCCATGCCCATCTGACAGCTTCCATCGCGCTTGGCGAGAAATCGCCCGCCGGGCTGATGATGCCGAACCAGTCCCTGCTCTACGCCGGTCGGGTGTTGGCGGTGTCGCAGCTGCACGAGATGATGCATGTGACCCGCGAGCTGTGCGGCGGGCAATTGTCCCTCACACCGAGCGCCGCGTCATTCCAGGCGACGGAGACCGGTGACTGGCTTCGGAAATACTACACCGTGAACAAGGACTGGAGCGCCGAGGACCGTCGCAAGCTGATGGCCTTCGCCCGCGACCTGGTAAGTTCCGACTATGCCGGGCACCGGCTGGCTTTCCAGCTCTTCGGCCAGTCGCCGCCGCACGCGCATCTGGCCTCGGTCTACCATCATTTCGATTGGGACGGACCGCTCGCCCTCGTGCGGGATGCCGCCGGACTTGAAAGCACGGCACAGGGCGCGGGAAGCGGGTCGCCGAACGGCGGAACCTACGGCGACTGGTATGCGCCGGAGACGCCGAATCGCCGGCGGGCGTTGGCAGATATCGACAAGATCGAGGAAAACTTGCCGTAGCACTGCGTTTCCGCCAATGATCGAGCGGCGCGCCCGGCTGACCGTCCGTGGCCCGGGCGCATGCTCCGCAGTCCGTCGCGGAAGCATTATTGAGACTGGGGTAATGGATGCCACTTCGCTACACGCTGCGGCAGCTGGAATACTTCGTGGCCGTCGGAGAGACCGGCAGCATCGCCGCAGCATCGCAGCAGGTGAACGTGTCCTCGCCGTCGATCTCGGCCTCGGTTTCGCAGCTTGAAGAAGAGTTGGGCGTGAAGCTCTTCGTGCGCCACCATGCCCAGGGCCTGACCCCGACGCTGGCCGGCCGCAAGCTTCTCGATCATGCAGCGACGGTGCTGCGCGAGGCGGCTGCCTTGCGCGATCTGGCCGGCGACCTCTCGGGGTCGGTGCGCGGGCCGCTGGCGGTCGGCTGCCTGAGCACTTTTGCCCAGATGGTCCTGCCGGGCCTCAGGCGCAGCTTCGTGGAACAGTACAGCGACGTCCGCATCAGCCAGATCGAGGCCGACCAGTCCACGCTTTTCGGCCTGTTGCGGCAGGCCAAGATCGACCTCGCCCTGACCTATGACCTCGACCTGCCGCGCGACCTCTCCTTCGTTCCGATCCTCGAACTGCCGCCCCTTGTCGCGCTGAGCGAGACGCACCCACTGGCGCATCTGCCCGCGGTCTCTGTCGAGGAACTTGCCCCCTACCCAATGGTGCTTCTCGATCTGCCGCTCAGCGCGGACTATTTCCTGTCATTCTTCAATGCCGCGGGACTGCGTGCGAACATCACCGAACGCACCCGCGACATGGCGGTGATGCGCGGCCTCGTCGCAAATGGCTTTGGCTATTCCATCGTCAATGTCCGCCCGCTGCACGACCTCGCCCCGGATGGCAAGCCGCTGCGGTTCGTTCCGCTGACCGGCGATCAGCGGTCGATGAAAATGGGTATTCTCA
It encodes the following:
- a CDS encoding 4-hydroxyphenylacetate 3-hydroxylase family protein; the protein is MIRTSQDYRNAIRTPREVYVDGERVDDVTSHPAFAPLVDLRAHIYDLQNDPDHRDVLTRTVNGQTSTVAGALPYSQADWWAKRRATDRVLAQVGGIATRVGDETIGEFWSLHDCRDALVDIDPQFARNIDAHVVASRHDDLFRISANTDAKGDRSRPPQEQDPDMLLRVVRETDAGIIVRGAKFETGAPYADLAYTKPNAANWGDALPEEYAVGFVSDLNAPGLKFICRSGFARPDTERDYPLSNRFDEIEALVVFDDVLIPWENVLFHRQPRAATLIRATLHRYSAFAFVHRILVFADMLIGAALLNCRQTGLDRKQGVRDKLVKLAVWREGIHAHLTASIALGEKSPAGLMMPNQSLLYAGRVLAVSQLHEMMHVTRELCGGQLSLTPSAASFQATETGDWLRKYYTVNKDWSAEDRRKLMAFARDLVSSDYAGHRLAFQLFGQSPPHAHLASVYHHFDWDGPLALVRDAAGLESTAQGAGSGSPNGGTYGDWYAPETPNRRRALADIDKIEENLP
- a CDS encoding aminotransferase, translating into MDALVNSVHARDKRSHLHPFTNLAAHPDCDPTVFARGDGIHVIDDAGRRYIEGLAGLWCASLGFSESRLVDAAMRQMRDLPFYHNFAHKAVEPAIELADYLVNRVSAPMGKVFFTNSGSEANDTQVKLVRYYNNLRGRPEKKKIIARRGAYHGITLAAASLTGMQYAHNAFDVPLPGILHVTCPHYYRQARENESEAEFTSRLVCELEQLIEREGPGTIAAFIAEPVLGAGGVIPAPAGYFEAIQPLLRQHDILFIADEVITGFHRTGGLLGCDTYGLRPDMISMAKALSAGYQPIGAVMISDEVHEVLVEGSRRFGLFGHGFTYSGHPVPAAVALETQRIYDADDTGAHVGRVAGRFQSRLRALGDHPLVGEARGVGLIGGLELVEDKAARRNFDPARKVGPWVANRAQEHGLIVRPLINDTIAVCPPLIIAEPQIDELFDALGRALDDALAVFEIGA
- a CDS encoding LysR family transcriptional regulator, whose amino-acid sequence is MPLRYTLRQLEYFVAVGETGSIAAASQQVNVSSPSISASVSQLEEELGVKLFVRHHAQGLTPTLAGRKLLDHAATVLREAAALRDLAGDLSGSVRGPLAVGCLSTFAQMVLPGLRRSFVEQYSDVRISQIEADQSTLFGLLRQAKIDLALTYDLDLPRDLSFVPILELPPLVALSETHPLAHLPAVSVEELAPYPMVLLDLPLSADYFLSFFNAAGLRANITERTRDMAVMRGLVANGFGYSIVNVRPLHDLAPDGKPLRFVPLTGDQRSMKMGILMGSGSDHTQLHKAFLAHAQNWIESRADRLLGAR
- a CDS encoding hydantoinase/oxoprolinase family protein, whose translation is MRGEGEEMGGGWRVSIDIGGTFTDVVAVAPDGAIRTAKVDTRTDDRVLGLIAALDAVGLGWEDVGDLIHGTTMVTNAIVEDRLADVALVATRGFADTLAIGRQNRRHLYRLDLQSKPTPQVPEARRMEIGGRLDHTGAEIEPVDGAGIAKVAERIAESGVRAVAVSLLHSYANGAHERRLAAALKDRVPFVAMSHRINPEAREYERTATTALSAGLMPLVGDYLDRLEAICPKTTHLHLFHSAGGMASPSALRDLPLAMAMSGPAAGVVAASTLARDLGLDLAISFDMGGTTTDICLIREGQAQVSSDRELGGRPLRQPMIAVDSIGAGGGSIARLDHGTLRVGPDSAGSFPGPACYGRGGTLPTVSDANLILGYLEPEKTLGDGLRLSPGRARESMAPLAAGLGRPVEQAALGVIEFANAAMMQALRRSTVEHGIDGREATLVAFGGAGPMHAVAVARAFGMSRVIVPAHSSVFSALGCVSAEMSYAQQQTVRMAVGDWDVAVLGRIRRDLSGTISAPLRAAGFGDADIVTREVAALRYSGQSYAIEVPDPDFADPEALGRRFVALHERLFGYATDEPWQLEAIRMRAAVPHGRGPLGMPAMAGTAARPVKIRPCVFDASGPVPTPRYRRDDIGAGQIIAGPAIVEDASATIVIPPDASASADDRGHLHILTGVSQ
- a CDS encoding XdhC family protein, coding for MHESQLSRGLTADPIDALLADTREGVLAVIVGVEGPSYRPLGAVMTVFADAQRVGSLSSGCIERDIALHAVEALAGGRPRSIRYGRGSPFIDIRLPCGGGLDILLVPRPDREILGQLADRRNARLPVTLAIDTESGALALAEDTQTGAAGAMFNIRFLPEIKFLIFGKGPEAGTFAALVRAAGFPSILLSPDTETLDHGAQAGCETRHLHRPGFPADLAVDPRTAIVLFFHDHDWEPPILAEALSRPAFYIGAQGSMKAREVRMLELAALGLDDETLARVRGPIGLLPSARDARTLAISVLAEALDIANRAASQGRDRQSEPAVSPNTGPNH
- a CDS encoding IclR family transcriptional regulator; amino-acid sequence: MSLSATPLARYVRILEVLVSCPQGLTLTQIAQTVGLQASSAHRLVNALGEIGLVERRADSKTYALGARMERLCRLAVAPPSVVDMAEPELHELVREFSETAYLAQLNGTSVESIAIAVPQDGEMTYVQPGRVMPIHATASAKAILAHQKPDFVRRLLSQPLTRYTDNTSTDPQQVMQELERIRHQGFAVCDNELDPGVLSFAVPVQGADGTVQYAIGISGFSQRMHNKPVKEVAASLRRASRTLAAKLQQFRMA